In the Telopea speciosissima isolate NSW1024214 ecotype Mountain lineage chromosome 6, Tspe_v1, whole genome shotgun sequence genome, tatttgtgtCAAATAAATTGgttaaatgaaaaaaagaacactagaacgccttgttcgccaaggcgacgccttgcggccgccctatcgccaaggcgcttaggaaggccctcaaacgccgtggtcgccttgccgccttgataactatggtctgACATGTCTCGTGTGCACACATGAGAACTATTTGAGAGAACTGTAAACAAATCATAGCTTGCCGATGAACCACTGAGTAAGGACTTTATGGGGATTGTTAGTGACAGGATCAGGTATAATTTTTGGAGTTGGTGGATATTCCTATGCATGTTACTTATACTTTGATCCCCATGTTTTTGAGTGGTATAACTATTATCATTCTTTTGTCTTTCTTCCTTCCAGACACCTCCCCATCTCTTTGCATCATAAATTAACATCTGTCATACCATAAGagttctgtttcttttctgcAGAAGATTCTGTCACAGAGGTAACATGTCTGCAGTAACTTTATTACCAGTATGATGTTAATTTCTTGACAGATTCTGATACTTACCTCCGTATCCACTCAACATTGGTAACTGGAGATTATCTTAATTGTAGACCTGGAAATTGAAGTGTTTCAccatttttatcttctttctattcTAATATGATCTGTCACTAGTTCTTGGGTACTTCAACAATATCACCTGCTTGGTTATTGACATTTCCTACATTCTTTTGTGGGATAGGCAGAAGTTAtgtattttaatatatatatatatatgcaaaataAGGGGAATCTATATCCAAGGGAATCCTCATCCTGTTGCTTCCTAGTACCTCCTCAATTGGACAAGAGAGTTCACAGGGAATTAATGTGGCAAGCAATATGAATTTACAAAAGCTTCTCCATGcatttgtgatgcttgcacttcaTGTCTGTCTTTTGCATCTTTTTCTCATTgtactttgatttttatttttgttttccctAGGCTAGATTGTTCATGCTTTTAATTTGCATCTTTCAATATTGTTCAGTAATTTTGATGTTTGAACAACTATTttgcattaattttttttgaggggaggggggaggggtgtCATAGCTTTTATGCATTCAGCTAGGGGATTGTTTCTCTCTACTCTGATGGcatttatttctccttttttttttgggaaaggaaagggaaaaagatgtACCAACTGCCAATAGTTTCTGCTGGATATTTGAGATAATTGAAAGAAATGGGAGGTTGCTGCTGTTGTTCTTCCAGAAGGTCTCAACTTAACGCGACACCAGTATATTACTATGTTAGTAGTTTCTGCcctttaaaatcagatttatctTATGTTATTTCTTGCAGATGTACTAATTTTCTATGGATTTGGGGAATAGGTTTCTGGATATCAGGATTCCAAATGTTGGGTTTATGCATTAAGGGTCCCATCTGGTGTCTGGGAATTAAGAAAAATACCAGAGCATGTAAACAAGAAATTTTAACATTTGTTATGAATATTGGTTCAAGATGCACCACCGAACTGCTACATTGAAAATTTTGTCCAGAGGCTAGAATTATGAGATGATCTTGTTCCATGTAGACCTTCTTTCTGAAATTTTGTTTGATTAGAGTAAATGATTGGGATAAtacttattttattgatttggCACTATAGATTTCCTTGGTTGGATCAATCATGCATATGTCCATCTCTGTACATTTCAGTTTTTCCCTCTATATAACTTCTGGATCTCTTTGGGTGTATTCAATTGATTTAGAACGGATTTTCCTGGCCCTGAAAAGCTTGTATTTGTTGTTTTGGCTCTGCCTTCTCAATGTAGCGACTTAGTGTATAACTGTAAACAGTGGTTTGTTTTATAAAAGAAAGACATTTCATAAAATTGTATTTGCCTTCAGATATCCTTTTTCAATTTGTCATCCCCTGTCTGCAGTGCCCGCGGACATCGGACGAGCGTGAACCCTTATCATCACACCATGATGCAGCCTCTGCACTCTCTACTGGGCTCCTAGTTGATACAAATCTGGAAATATCAACACCTGATACTTACCAAGCACCTCCTACTCCCCTACCATATGATGTGGATTTAGGCCGTCCACAAACTCCTCCAGTCACTCAAGGAAGTAGTGCCAACAAGAGTGACAATGTGCTGCAGTCCACAGATACTGAAGCTGTTGGAGAAACAATCAATGGCAGTGGTTTTGAAACATCAGCTGCGTGTGAAAGTGTGAAAGAATCAGACTGCaatattgaaaaaaattctGCACTTGCCTCTATAGAGGAGTCTGAGGTTGAACTCTCAAAGTTGAGTGAACCTATTGTTTCAGCGGTTGAGGAGGAGGATGTTTGCCCTACATGTTTTGAAGGTAAGAAACATGTCATTACTCTTGGCATGTTTTGCTAATTCCATCTTGATCAATTGAGAATTAATCAGATTAACTGCTTCTCTGCTTCAGAAGAAGCACCGGGGGTAGTAGTAGAGCTCGAAAGGCTGCCAATAAACCTTTAGATGTTTCTTCCCTGCAGAGTACGATAAGGAGAACCCAAGAATTATCACAAAATGTGAACATCATTTTCACCTTTCCTGCATTCTTGAATGGATGGAAAGAAGTGACACCTGCCCTGTATGCGATCAGGTCAGCTTTGGGTAGAATTTTGATTTTGCGGTATTTAGATAACATGTTTCTCTTAAAGAATGAAGAGCTAAATTATTCTTTTGCTTTTACTATTCGGTTGTTAATTGGATACCTTGTCATCAATTAAATAGTTCTCCAGCAaaattgttttccttttcttgtttcttgcATTCTTTCTCCATACTAGCTGGCCTTTCTCATAGATATGCATATATGAACAAACTCTGCTTCTTTGTATGTTGCAGGAAATGATATTCAACCAGTCATGAATGAGGAGAGTGGAGAGAAAAGTTTTTCGGTTGTAATTAGATGGAAGCTTTCTAGCAGAGGGGTATGGATGCATGGGGATTACTCGATTAGTAGTTGTCATTGTCAGATTATGCTTTAGTTGTTGCAAAAGATGGAGGAGACCTACTACAAGACATCAAAATAGTCTGCTGTTCCCTTATGTCTTCTTCAATTGTTCAAACTGGATTGTTAGTGCTCAGATGTGGTTGGCAGTTCAGAGGCAGAAGAATAATCCAAGCTGCATGCCTACTAAATGGGtccccttttttttcattttgaaggAATATAGAAATTGGTAAATTCTACATTTTCTTATTGTTTTCCAGTTCAGgagttcattttctttcttttctgtacAGCTTATCCTTCAATCTGTGAAGCAACGATGATATAagcttggtttttttttccgatAATACTTCTAAAGGTGCAAAACCAAGGGGGCATTGGACCATCCATCTCAGATATTCTGATTGTTGCCCTTGACCACCATTGTGTATTCTGCAATATTCTCCATCTATAAAATGCTGGTGCAGTGGATTTGATTGCACATGGTAATACTTGAGGCAAGATTTCTTTGTGAAGCAAAAGAATGGAAAATGAGAGCTTTGTTGAACACAGTGAGTGATCAAATGACCATTTCATGACATCCGTGGCTGTGTGCAGGAATATTTTtgacatccttttttttttaatgcgaTCCAAATCGCTGATTTGACCGATCGAATAATGATTTTTCAGACTCTGATTGTGGCTCACATGTTGAAACATATGCACTATCCCAGCCTTAGGAGccccaaatttttatttatttttaatttaggCCATGGTAGGCCAGAGTGAGCCcgatccatcaaaccctaacccggTCCAATAACAAAAGCAAGGAATCAAGAATACGAAAAAATGTAATGATCTAGGAACTGAGTAATAAACAAAAGGAGTAGCTACAAAATGCCAAAACTGAGGGGTCAAATGTGCATGAAGGTTTTTGCGATCAGTTCATAGCTGAGAGCATGGTTATTAGAACGGtcgatccatatccatatcggtatcggtggaTTGGTACggataagtaaaaaaaaaatcaattttctttttaaagaaaacaTGACTGATCCGGATCGAGAGAttgataccgattactaaaaccctacaTTAGAATGGCCGAGACTTAAGTTTTAAAGCAAGAAATACACCAGGAATCAAGATTGGGATCGGTGGGATCCGAATTGAATCAGTCTTCACAATGGTCTGGTGGCCATCAAGTCTAAACATGCAATGTGCACACAATGATTCTAAGGAGATCGATTGGCGATACCGATTCTGGGGCGATCCCATATC is a window encoding:
- the LOC122666157 gene encoding probable E3 ubiquitin-protein ligase RHB1A isoform X2 encodes the protein MGGCCCCSSRRSQLNATPVYYYTSDEREPLSSHHDAASALSTGLLVDTNLEISTPDTYQAPPTPLPYDVDLGRPQTPPVTQGSSANKSDNVLQSTDTEAVGETINGSGFETSAACESVKESDCNIEKNSALASIEESEVELSKLSEPIVSAVEEEDVCPTCFEEYDKENPRIITKCEHHFHLSCILEWMERSDTCPVCDQEMIFNQS
- the LOC122666157 gene encoding probable E3 ubiquitin-protein ligase RHB1A isoform X1; the protein is MGGCCCCSSRRSQLNATPVYYYCPRTSDEREPLSSHHDAASALSTGLLVDTNLEISTPDTYQAPPTPLPYDVDLGRPQTPPVTQGSSANKSDNVLQSTDTEAVGETINGSGFETSAACESVKESDCNIEKNSALASIEESEVELSKLSEPIVSAVEEEDVCPTCFEEYDKENPRIITKCEHHFHLSCILEWMERSDTCPVCDQEMIFNQS